Proteins encoded in a region of the Halosimplex halophilum genome:
- a CDS encoding DCC1-like thiol-disulfide oxidoreductase family protein produces MFVNYYDGSNGSVVNVAVARVLVAALGVWKLCSYDWASISRWEVYATDYYLLVVPEWVQPYLVVEKYLALVGLVCFAFGVSHRYLTPATAVLVAHLGAARFTLDPSGASQALFTLVYVMVFFALYRSEDRISVDGIRATGTAGPAELNASLQSSRDADPEPAGSILKWSLLTVGILYFGAGVTKIVQGPAWEWATARSLGQYILWAQTYFGVDPRPGRLLLQYPWLLQSAAIGTLILETGFLLWILARRDITPFVVGLLGMHVVVAVVMGPFFFDQIVFLLLFADWSRLLSRVENDAELAVVYDEHCEFCARTLSVFESLDVTDTIEFYSQSTAPAEYRDRPGVAFETAMYAFRGGRSHEGYDAFGALFRHFAVFYPVAVVMSLPVVRTVGERVYACVAANRDRHVTCTVDANADE; encoded by the coding sequence ATGTTCGTGAACTACTACGACGGCTCGAACGGGTCGGTCGTGAACGTCGCAGTCGCGAGAGTCCTGGTCGCGGCGCTCGGGGTCTGGAAACTCTGCTCCTACGACTGGGCGTCTATCTCCCGGTGGGAGGTCTACGCGACCGACTACTACCTGCTGGTCGTTCCCGAGTGGGTCCAGCCGTACCTCGTCGTGGAGAAGTATCTCGCTCTCGTCGGACTGGTCTGTTTCGCGTTCGGCGTCTCACATCGCTACCTGACGCCGGCGACTGCCGTCCTCGTCGCGCATCTGGGAGCGGCTCGGTTCACACTCGACCCGTCCGGCGCGTCGCAGGCGCTTTTCACGCTCGTGTACGTGATGGTGTTTTTCGCGCTGTACCGGTCGGAGGACCGCATCTCGGTTGACGGGATCCGGGCCACTGGCACCGCCGGTCCGGCGGAGTTGAACGCCAGCCTCCAGTCGTCGCGCGACGCCGACCCTGAACCCGCCGGTTCGATACTGAAGTGGAGCCTGCTCACCGTCGGGATCCTCTACTTCGGAGCGGGCGTGACCAAGATCGTCCAGGGTCCGGCCTGGGAGTGGGCGACCGCTCGGAGCCTCGGCCAGTACATCCTCTGGGCCCAGACGTACTTCGGCGTCGATCCCCGGCCCGGCCGCCTCCTGCTGCAGTATCCCTGGTTGCTCCAGTCGGCCGCGATCGGCACGCTGATCCTCGAGACCGGGTTCCTGCTCTGGATCCTGGCCAGGCGGGATATCACGCCGTTCGTCGTCGGTCTCCTCGGGATGCACGTCGTCGTCGCGGTCGTGATGGGGCCGTTCTTCTTCGACCAGATCGTGTTCCTGCTCCTGTTTGCCGACTGGTCACGCCTGCTGTCGCGGGTCGAGAACGACGCCGAACTGGCGGTCGTGTACGACGAGCACTGCGAGTTCTGCGCCCGGACGCTGTCCGTGTTCGAGTCGCTGGACGTGACCGACACGATCGAGTTCTACTCCCAGTCGACCGCGCCTGCGGAGTACCGCGACCGACCCGGCGTGGCGTTCGAGACGGCGATGTACGCGTTCCGGGGCGGCCGGAGCCACGAGGGATACGACGCGTTCGGAGCCCTGTTCCGCCACTTCGCGGTCTTCTACCCCGTCGCCGTCGTGATGTCGCTCCCGGTCGTGCGGACCGTCGGCGAGCGAGTGTACGCGTGCGTCGCGGCGAACCGCGACCGCCACGTCACGTGCACGGTCGACGCGAACGCCGACGAGTAG